The Ramlibacter pinisoli genome has a segment encoding these proteins:
- a CDS encoding ChaN family lipoprotein, with product MSSVRRAAIGLALLALAACAPMTPRLQDLVQADVVLLGELHDDAGHQSTHRQVVQEFAGQGRLAALALEMAEEGTTTAGLPPTAGEATVLRALRWNDEAWPWDAYGPAVMAAVAAGVPVLGANLPRAQLRAAMADASLDDRLDAAALAAQREAIRTGHCDLLPTAQLGLMVRVQVARDLAMARTIESALVRGRTVVLLAGSGHVDPALGVPRHLPPRLVVRSVRLPRTADSEAKDYCAGLRRQIGQPA from the coding sequence ATGTCATCCGTGCGCCGCGCTGCCATTGGCCTCGCCCTGCTGGCGCTGGCGGCCTGCGCGCCGATGACCCCGCGCCTGCAGGACCTGGTCCAGGCCGACGTGGTGCTGCTGGGCGAGCTGCACGACGACGCCGGGCACCAGAGCACCCACCGCCAGGTGGTGCAGGAGTTCGCCGGCCAGGGCCGCCTGGCCGCGCTGGCGCTCGAGATGGCCGAGGAGGGCACGACCACCGCCGGCCTGCCGCCGACGGCCGGCGAGGCCACCGTGCTGCGCGCCCTGCGCTGGAACGACGAGGCCTGGCCCTGGGACGCCTACGGCCCGGCGGTGATGGCCGCGGTGGCGGCCGGCGTGCCGGTGCTCGGTGCCAACCTGCCGCGCGCGCAGCTGCGGGCCGCGATGGCCGATGCCAGCCTGGACGACCGGCTGGATGCCGCCGCGCTGGCGGCGCAACGCGAGGCCATCCGCACCGGCCACTGCGACCTGCTGCCCACGGCGCAGCTGGGGTTGATGGTGCGGGTGCAGGTGGCACGCGACCTCGCCATGGCCCGGACCATCGAGTCCGCGCTGGTGCGCGGGCGCACGGTGGTGCTGCTGGCCGGCAGCGGCCATGTCGACCCGGCACTGGGCGTGCCGCGCCACCTGCCGCCGCGGCTGGTGGTGCGGTCGGTGCGGCTGCCGCGCACGGCGGACAGCGAGGCCAAGGACTACTGCGCCGGCCTGCGGCGACAGATCGGGCAGCCGGCCTGA
- a CDS encoding fumarylacetoacetate hydrolase family protein: MKLATYKDGSRDGQLVVVSRDLATAHYATGIAGKLQQALDDWGFVAPQLQDLSEALNQGKSRHAFPFEPQRCMAPLPRAYQWADGSAYINHVELVRAARKAQVPPTYYTDPLMYQGGSDDFLGPCDPVLVPSEDFGIDFEAEVAVVTGDVPMGASPEQALDGIRLVMLANDVSLRNLIPDELAKGFGFFQSKPATAFSPVAVTLDELGDAWQGGRVHLTLQSTWNGRRVGMCDAGPEMTFHFGQLVAHICKTRNVRAGSIVGSGTVSNKGVEQDGRTEWPKGYSCIAEKRAIETIQDGQPSTAFMQFGDTIRIEMKGKDGQSVFGAIDQTVAAQR; this comes from the coding sequence ATGAAGCTCGCGACGTACAAGGACGGCTCCCGCGATGGCCAGTTGGTGGTCGTCTCGCGCGACCTGGCGACGGCCCATTATGCGACCGGCATCGCCGGCAAATTGCAGCAGGCGCTGGACGACTGGGGCTTCGTCGCCCCCCAGTTGCAGGACCTGTCGGAGGCCCTGAACCAGGGCAAGTCGCGGCACGCGTTCCCGTTCGAGCCGCAGCGCTGCATGGCGCCGCTGCCGCGGGCCTACCAGTGGGCCGACGGCTCGGCCTACATCAACCACGTGGAGCTGGTGCGCGCGGCGCGCAAGGCGCAGGTGCCGCCCACCTACTACACCGACCCGCTGATGTACCAGGGCGGCAGCGACGACTTCCTGGGCCCGTGCGACCCGGTGCTGGTGCCCAGCGAGGACTTCGGCATCGACTTCGAGGCCGAGGTGGCGGTGGTCACCGGCGACGTGCCCATGGGCGCCAGCCCCGAGCAGGCGCTGGACGGCATCCGGCTGGTGATGCTGGCCAACGACGTCAGCCTGCGCAACCTGATCCCGGACGAACTGGCCAAGGGCTTCGGCTTCTTCCAGAGCAAGCCGGCCACCGCGTTCAGCCCGGTGGCGGTCACGCTGGACGAACTGGGTGACGCGTGGCAAGGTGGGCGCGTGCACCTCACCCTGCAATCGACCTGGAACGGCCGCCGCGTCGGGATGTGCGACGCCGGGCCCGAGATGACCTTCCACTTCGGCCAGCTGGTCGCCCACATCTGCAAGACGCGCAACGTGCGCGCCGGCAGCATCGTCGGCTCGGGCACCGTCAGCAACAAGGGCGTCGAGCAGGACGGCCGCACCGAATGGCCCAAGGGCTACAGCTGCATCGCCGAGAAGCGCGCCATCGAGACCATCCAGGACGGCCAGCCGTCCACCGCCTTCATGCAGTTCGGCGACACCATCCGCATCGAGATGAAGGGCAAGGACGGCCAGTCGGTGTTCGGCGCCATCGACCAGACGGTCGCCGCGCAGCGCTAG
- a CDS encoding DUF4197 domain-containing protein yields MQRRPFALALALAASPLVLLPPAARAGGLAALSDADASKGIKAALETGALAAVRLLGVQDGFLANPKVHIPLPGALQEAAKLLKAIGRRQQVEDLELALNRAAESAVPLARNLLVDAVRTMSVSDAKGILTGGDTSVTAFFADRTRTPLAAQFLPVVHQATARVDLAAKYDRVAGQAAGFGLVKKEDASIDHYVTRKALDGLYLVIGEEEKKIRSNPVAAGSDILRKVFGAIR; encoded by the coding sequence ATGCAACGCCGACCGTTCGCCCTTGCCCTCGCCCTCGCCGCCTCGCCCCTGGTGCTGCTGCCGCCCGCTGCCCGGGCCGGCGGGCTGGCCGCCCTCAGCGACGCCGACGCCAGCAAGGGCATCAAGGCGGCGCTGGAGACCGGCGCCCTGGCCGCGGTGCGGCTGCTGGGCGTGCAGGACGGCTTCCTGGCCAACCCCAAGGTGCACATCCCGTTGCCCGGCGCACTGCAGGAGGCGGCCAAGCTGCTCAAGGCGATCGGCCGCCGCCAGCAGGTGGAAGACCTCGAGCTGGCCCTCAACCGTGCCGCCGAGTCCGCCGTCCCGCTGGCCAGGAACCTGCTGGTGGACGCCGTGCGCACCATGTCGGTCAGCGACGCCAAGGGCATCCTCACCGGCGGCGACACCTCGGTCACCGCCTTCTTCGCCGACCGCACCCGCACCCCGCTGGCGGCCCAGTTCCTGCCGGTGGTGCACCAGGCCACCGCCCGGGTCGACCTGGCGGCCAAGTACGACCGCGTCGCCGGCCAGGCCGCCGGCTTCGGCCTGGTGAAGAAGGAGGACGCGAGCATCGACCACTACGTCACGCGCAAGGCCCTGGACGGCCTGTACCTGGTGATCGGCGAGGAGGAGAAGAAGATCCGCAGCAACCCGGTGGCCGCCGGCAGCGACATCCTGCGCAAGGTGTTCGGCGCCATTCGCTGA
- a CDS encoding DUF3567 domain-containing protein, with translation MQMLYDSDTFVVVHMQANEPVDGEAPPPIVRHGFEIVDKRSNKEVYLDGTWAEAFQRQINAWQLNTPTQEEVEETLDGYAELAQNPLVMH, from the coding sequence ATGCAAATGCTTTATGACTCCGATACGTTCGTCGTCGTGCACATGCAGGCGAACGAACCGGTCGATGGCGAGGCTCCTCCGCCCATCGTGCGGCACGGCTTCGAGATCGTGGACAAGCGATCGAACAAGGAGGTGTACCTCGACGGCACCTGGGCGGAGGCGTTCCAGCGCCAGATCAACGCCTGGCAGCTGAACACTCCCACGCAGGAGGAAGTGGAGGAGACGCTCGACGGTTACGCCGAACTGGCGCAGAACCCGCTCGTCATGCACTGA
- a CDS encoding IclR family transcriptional regulator, which yields MTKRAGIQSVEVGFGLLQALGEAAGPLMLRDLAAAAGMSAAKAHRYLVSFQRLQLVVQDPASTRYDLGPAALKLGLASLERLDAVKLARERVAVLVERIGHTLALAVWGNHGPTVVHWEESPTAVTVNLRLGDVMPLLSSATGRCFAAHAPKDAIAGLLREELARAQKQGRTDVPTTLAQARALFEEVRARGAARVVDVLLPGIVGFCVPVFDADGHMALGIVALGPTGTFDGAWDGAVHGPLQQAAAQLSSDLGWRG from the coding sequence ATGACGAAGCGCGCCGGCATCCAGTCGGTCGAAGTCGGCTTCGGGCTGCTGCAGGCGCTCGGCGAGGCGGCCGGGCCGCTGATGCTGCGCGACCTCGCCGCCGCCGCCGGCATGAGCGCCGCCAAGGCGCACCGCTACCTCGTGAGCTTCCAGCGCCTGCAGCTGGTGGTGCAGGACCCCGCCAGCACCCGCTACGACCTGGGCCCCGCCGCACTCAAGCTGGGGCTGGCGTCGCTCGAGCGGCTCGATGCGGTCAAGCTGGCGCGCGAACGCGTCGCCGTGCTGGTCGAGCGCATCGGCCACACGCTGGCGCTGGCGGTGTGGGGCAACCACGGGCCCACCGTGGTGCACTGGGAGGAGTCGCCCACCGCCGTCACCGTCAACCTGCGCCTGGGCGACGTGATGCCGCTGCTGTCGTCGGCCACCGGCCGCTGCTTCGCGGCCCACGCGCCCAAGGACGCCATCGCCGGGCTGCTGCGGGAGGAACTGGCGCGGGCCCAGAAGCAGGGCCGCACCGACGTGCCGACCACGCTGGCGCAGGCGCGCGCGCTGTTCGAGGAGGTGCGCGCGCGCGGCGCCGCCCGGGTCGTCGACGTGCTGCTGCCGGGCATCGTCGGGTTCTGCGTGCCGGTGTTCGACGCCGACGGCCACATGGCGCTGGGCATCGTCGCGCTCGGTCCCACCGGCACCTTCGACGGCGCCTGGGACGGCGCCGTCCACGGCCCGCTGCAGCAGGCGGCGGCCCAGCTGTCGAGCGACCTGGGCTGGCGGGGATGA
- a CDS encoding AbrB family transcriptional regulator, whose amino-acid sequence MPPVVLLRVTATLALALATAALCAWLHTPLPWILGPLIATAAASMLGLPTQSSTRLRNAGQLVIGVALGLYFTPQVTALVGQLWWAILLGIAWALLLGWAFGRLLHPLVREHLPGSPAEQRATSYFAGAIGGASEMTLLAERAGGRTDLVAAAHSLRLLVVTLTLPVAITASGLHGVDPSLPGPRTVVPLGLLVLGAGAWVGSWLMARTGRANPWFIGALLVAMGLTMSGIELSAVPQALSNAAQLVIGISLGVRFRAEFIHTAPRWLAAVAAGTVVMLVTSALFGVGLGWLAGLHPATMVLGTSPGGIAEMAITAKVLQLGVPVVTAFQVCRLIAILVLVEPLYRRGMLR is encoded by the coding sequence ATGCCGCCAGTCGTCCTCCTTCGCGTCACCGCCACCCTCGCCCTCGCCCTCGCCACCGCGGCGCTCTGTGCCTGGCTGCACACGCCCCTGCCCTGGATCCTGGGGCCGCTCATCGCCACCGCCGCGGCGTCCATGCTGGGCTTGCCGACGCAGAGCTCGACGCGGCTGCGCAATGCCGGCCAGCTGGTGATCGGCGTCGCGCTGGGCCTGTACTTCACGCCCCAGGTCACCGCCCTGGTCGGCCAGCTCTGGTGGGCCATCCTGCTGGGCATCGCCTGGGCCCTGCTGCTGGGCTGGGCGTTCGGGCGGCTGCTGCATCCGCTGGTGCGCGAGCACCTGCCGGGCTCGCCGGCCGAGCAGCGCGCCACCAGCTACTTCGCCGGTGCCATCGGCGGTGCCTCCGAGATGACGCTGCTGGCCGAGCGCGCCGGCGGCCGCACCGACCTGGTGGCTGCCGCGCACAGCCTGCGCCTGCTGGTGGTGACGCTCACGCTGCCGGTGGCGATCACGGCCAGCGGCCTGCACGGCGTCGATCCCAGCCTGCCCGGCCCGCGCACCGTCGTGCCGCTGGGCCTGCTGGTGCTGGGCGCCGGCGCCTGGGTCGGCTCCTGGCTGATGGCACGCACCGGCCGCGCCAACCCCTGGTTCATCGGGGCGCTGCTGGTGGCCATGGGCCTGACGATGAGCGGGATCGAGCTGTCGGCCGTGCCGCAGGCGCTGAGCAATGCGGCCCAGCTGGTGATCGGCATCAGCCTGGGGGTGCGCTTCCGGGCCGAGTTCATCCACACGGCGCCGCGCTGGCTGGCCGCCGTGGCGGCCGGGACGGTGGTGATGCTGGTGACCAGCGCGCTGTTCGGGGTGGGGCTGGGCTGGCTGGCCGGGCTGCATCCGGCGACGATGGTGCTGGGGACCTCGCCGGGCGGTATCGCCGAGATGGCGATCACCGCCAAGGTGCTGCAGCTGGGGGTGCCGGTGGTGACCGCGTTCCAGGTCTGCCGGCTGATCGCCATCCTGGTGCTGGTCGAGCCGCTGTACCGGCGCGGGATGCTGCGCTAG
- a CDS encoding DUF3108 domain-containing protein produces MSPAAGVPWRPLAALTAGVLALHALLLQGAPARITWDPPAPPRVVRALLPAVAPVLPPEPVAQTVVAAPERPHIAPAPAPAPAPAPAPGPAPAARPDNARRPAPPVPAADATQATSSATSAATSAAPTATTAPLPTPPATATTPPRLLLPPPARWHYQATALHRGVTLQGRADLAWQPTDGAYEAVLQVQVPPLPERLQRSVGRLTDQGLAPTRYSDRSRTEQATHFERGPGRIVFSSNRPDAPLLPGAQDRVSALVQLAALAAADPARLVAGTVVTLQTAGTREAQPWDYVVEGPDDLALPAGRLRTVKLTRAPQREYDLRLEVWLGPGPDYAPVRLRLTPPNGDWLDMQWSGTDKR; encoded by the coding sequence ATGAGCCCCGCCGCCGGCGTGCCCTGGCGGCCGCTGGCGGCGCTCACGGCCGGCGTGCTGGCGCTGCACGCGCTGCTGCTGCAGGGCGCCCCGGCGCGCATCACCTGGGACCCACCGGCGCCGCCACGGGTCGTGCGCGCGCTGCTGCCGGCCGTGGCGCCCGTGCTGCCGCCGGAACCAGTCGCGCAGACGGTGGTGGCCGCGCCGGAGCGCCCCCACATCGCACCCGCACCCGCACCCGCGCCGGCACCCGCGCCGGCACCGGGACCGGCACCGGCCGCACGACCCGACAACGCCCGCCGGCCGGCGCCGCCAGTGCCAGCCGCCGACGCGACCCAGGCCACCTCTAGCGCCACCTCTGCCGCCACCTCGGCCGCCCCCACCGCCACCACCGCCCCGCTCCCGACGCCCCCCGCCACCGCGACCACGCCGCCCCGCTTGCTGCTGCCGCCGCCGGCCCGCTGGCACTACCAGGCCACCGCGCTGCACCGCGGCGTCACCCTGCAGGGCCGCGCCGACCTGGCGTGGCAGCCCACGGACGGCGCCTATGAGGCCGTGCTGCAGGTGCAGGTGCCGCCGCTGCCGGAACGGCTGCAGCGCAGCGTGGGCCGGCTGACCGACCAGGGCCTGGCACCGACGCGCTACTCGGACCGCAGCCGCACCGAACAGGCCACCCACTTCGAGCGCGGGCCGGGCCGCATCGTCTTCAGCAGCAACCGGCCCGACGCGCCGCTGCTGCCCGGGGCGCAGGACCGGGTCAGCGCGCTGGTGCAGCTGGCGGCGCTGGCGGCCGCCGACCCGGCGCGGCTGGTCGCCGGCACGGTGGTCACCTTGCAGACGGCCGGCACGCGCGAGGCGCAGCCCTGGGACTATGTCGTCGAGGGTCCCGATGACCTCGCATTGCCGGCCGGCCGCCTCCGCACCGTCAAGCTCACGCGCGCCCCCCAGCGCGAGTACGACCTGCGGCTGGAGGTCTGGCTCGGTCCCGGACCGGACTACGCCCCGGTTCGCCTGCGTCTGACACCGCCCAATGGCGATTGGCTCGACATGCAGTGGTCCGGCACCGACAAACGCTGA
- a CDS encoding LysR substrate-binding domain-containing protein yields MTARIPPIQCLLTFEALARLRSVTLAADELCVTPSAVSHRVRQLEQIIGAKLFGRADFSLTTDGSEYLAHVREGLAVLERFPGRAGAAGKRKLRVAVTPTFSRSILMPRLRAFIDTYPEIDLTLQVSIPLLDVVAEDADLMIRFGTGRYADVEHTCLMTDEVTPLAAPAFLREHGPFDSIEELQAAKLIKSPLEPWRTWFLAHGVDAVEPGDGSSFNDIGLMCDAAAQGLGIALVRLKLGQPWLDNGTLARLSPRNVPSPHAHYLCWRTGAMDRWECAAFAEWLKNSLA; encoded by the coding sequence ATGACGGCCCGCATCCCGCCCATCCAGTGCCTGCTGACGTTCGAGGCCCTGGCCCGGCTGCGGTCGGTGACGCTCGCCGCCGACGAGCTGTGCGTCACGCCCAGCGCCGTCAGCCACCGAGTGCGCCAGCTCGAGCAGATCATCGGCGCCAAGCTGTTCGGCCGCGCCGACTTCTCGCTCACCACCGACGGCAGCGAGTACCTGGCCCACGTGCGCGAGGGGCTGGCGGTGCTGGAGCGCTTCCCCGGCCGGGCCGGCGCGGCCGGCAAGCGCAAGCTGCGGGTGGCGGTGACGCCGACGTTCTCGCGCTCCATCCTGATGCCGCGCCTGCGCGCCTTCATCGACACCTATCCGGAGATCGACCTCACGCTGCAGGTGTCGATCCCGCTGCTGGACGTGGTGGCCGAGGACGCCGACCTGATGATCCGCTTCGGCACCGGCCGCTACGCCGACGTCGAGCACACCTGCCTGATGACCGACGAGGTCACGCCGCTGGCCGCGCCGGCCTTCCTGCGCGAGCACGGCCCCTTCGATTCGATCGAGGAACTGCAGGCCGCCAAGCTGATCAAGAGCCCGCTGGAACCCTGGCGCACCTGGTTCCTGGCCCACGGCGTGGACGCGGTCGAACCCGGCGACGGCTCCTCGTTCAACGACATCGGGCTGATGTGCGACGCCGCCGCGCAGGGCCTGGGCATCGCGCTGGTGCGCCTCAAGCTCGGCCAGCCCTGGCTGGACAACGGCACGCTGGCCCGCCTGTCGCCGCGCAACGTCCCCAGCCCGCATGCGCACTACCTGTGCTGGCGCACCGGCGCCATGGACCGCTGGGAATGCGCCGCCTTCGCCGAATGGCTGAAGAACAGCCTGGCCTGA
- a CDS encoding aminotransferase class III-fold pyridoxal phosphate-dependent enzyme — MAYTDFNMDNQWLPFTPNRHFRKDPRVFVAADGMHFTTHDGRQVIDGISSLWCVGAGHNRKPINDAIKQQLDTLDYATAFQASNDKAFKAAEVIAAMAPGDLNKVLFCNSGSEAADTSLKVALAYHRARGEGHRTLFIGREKGYHGVGFGGMSVGGIPANRKAFGSALLPRVDHMRFIHDPVNHAYVHHQEPVWAEDPLADLEQRILPLHDPSNVAAIMVEPVAGSAGWYLPPKGYLQRLREICDKHGILLIFDEVITGFGRMGTNFGADFYGVVPDMLNFAKCVTNGVIPLGGVICRDKLYDTMMKTDAPEHVIEFFHGYTYSGHPVACAAAIATLQLFQQEKLFARAGEMGRVLGDAFHGTFKGLPNVIGIRSMGLAAAVDLAPMAAAPGKRAYDIFLDCFHHGALVRPAGDTVVIAPPYIVEKSHIDQLVNTLADAIRRHA; from the coding sequence ATGGCCTACACCGACTTCAACATGGACAACCAGTGGCTGCCGTTCACGCCGAACCGCCACTTCCGCAAGGACCCGCGCGTGTTCGTCGCCGCCGACGGCATGCACTTCACCACCCACGACGGCCGCCAGGTCATCGACGGCATCTCCAGCCTGTGGTGCGTGGGCGCGGGCCACAACCGCAAGCCGATCAACGACGCGATCAAGCAGCAGCTCGACACGCTGGACTACGCCACCGCCTTCCAGGCCTCGAACGACAAGGCCTTCAAGGCCGCCGAGGTGATCGCCGCGATGGCGCCCGGCGACCTGAACAAGGTGCTGTTCTGCAATTCCGGCTCGGAGGCGGCCGACACCTCGCTGAAGGTGGCGCTGGCCTACCACCGCGCCCGCGGCGAGGGCCACCGCACGCTGTTCATCGGCCGCGAGAAGGGCTACCACGGGGTCGGCTTCGGCGGCATGAGCGTGGGCGGCATCCCGGCCAACCGCAAGGCGTTCGGCAGCGCGCTGCTGCCGCGGGTGGACCACATGCGCTTCATCCACGACCCGGTGAACCACGCCTACGTGCACCACCAGGAACCGGTGTGGGCCGAGGACCCGCTGGCCGACCTGGAGCAGCGCATCCTGCCGCTGCACGACCCGAGCAACGTCGCGGCCATCATGGTCGAGCCGGTGGCGGGATCGGCCGGCTGGTACCTGCCGCCCAAGGGCTACCTGCAGCGGCTGCGCGAAATCTGCGACAAGCACGGCATCCTGCTCATCTTCGACGAGGTGATCACCGGCTTCGGCCGCATGGGCACGAACTTCGGCGCCGACTTCTACGGCGTGGTGCCCGACATGCTGAACTTTGCCAAGTGCGTGACCAACGGCGTCATCCCGCTCGGCGGCGTGATCTGCCGCGACAAGCTCTACGACACCATGATGAAGACCGACGCGCCCGAGCACGTGATCGAGTTCTTCCACGGCTACACCTATTCGGGCCACCCGGTCGCCTGCGCCGCCGCCATCGCCACGCTGCAGCTGTTCCAGCAGGAGAAACTGTTCGCGCGCGCCGGCGAGATGGGCCGGGTGCTGGGCGACGCCTTCCACGGCACCTTCAAGGGCCTGCCCAACGTGATCGGCATCCGCAGCATGGGGCTGGCCGCGGCGGTCGACCTGGCGCCCATGGCCGCAGCGCCGGGCAAGCGCGCCTACGACATCTTCCTCGACTGCTTCCACCACGGCGCGCTGGTGCGCCCGGCCGGGGACACGGTGGTGATCGCGCCGCCCTACATCGTCGAGAAGTCCCACATCGACCAGTTGGTGAACACGCTGGCCGACGCGATCCGGCGCCACGCCTGA
- the purU gene encoding formyltetrahydrofolate deformylase yields MNHSYILTLSCPDRPGIVHAVSGFLLERGGNIEEAAQYNDPGTGLFFMRVQFGCDQLTYEDLKVQLQSFGEPFQMGWKLHATNQPLRTVILVSKEGHCLNDLLFRWKSGLLPVDIAAIVSNHREFYQLAASYNVPFHHIPVTAATKAQAEARQYEIIEAEKAELVVLARYMQILSDEMCRKLAGRAINIHHSFLPSFKGAKPYYQAHDRGVKLIGATAHYVTADLDEGPIIEQDVARVDHAHTVEALTAVGRDTESQVLARAVKWHGEHRVLVNGHRTVVFR; encoded by the coding sequence ATGAACCACTCCTACATCCTCACCCTGTCCTGCCCCGACCGCCCGGGGATCGTGCATGCCGTGTCCGGATTCCTGCTCGAGCGGGGCGGCAACATCGAGGAGGCGGCCCAGTACAACGACCCCGGCACCGGGCTGTTCTTCATGCGGGTGCAGTTCGGCTGCGACCAGCTCACCTACGAGGACCTGAAGGTGCAGCTGCAGTCGTTCGGCGAGCCGTTCCAGATGGGCTGGAAGCTCCACGCCACCAACCAGCCGCTGCGCACGGTCATCCTGGTGAGCAAGGAAGGCCATTGCCTGAACGACCTGCTGTTCCGCTGGAAGAGCGGACTGCTGCCGGTCGACATCGCGGCCATCGTCTCCAACCACCGCGAGTTCTACCAGCTGGCGGCCAGCTACAACGTCCCGTTCCACCACATCCCGGTGACGGCGGCGACCAAGGCCCAGGCCGAGGCACGGCAGTACGAGATCATCGAGGCGGAGAAGGCCGAACTGGTGGTGCTGGCGCGCTACATGCAGATCCTGTCCGACGAGATGTGCCGCAAGCTCGCCGGCCGGGCGATCAACATCCACCACAGCTTCCTGCCCAGCTTCAAGGGCGCCAAGCCCTACTACCAGGCGCACGACCGCGGGGTGAAGCTGATCGGCGCCACCGCCCACTACGTCACCGCCGACCTCGACGAGGGCCCGATCATCGAGCAGGACGTGGCGCGTGTGGACCACGCCCACACGGTGGAGGCGCTCACCGCCGTCGGCCGCGACACCGAGAGCCAGGTGCTGGCGCGGGCGGTGAAGTGGCACGGCGAGCACCGGGTGCTGGTCAACGGCCACCGGACCGTGGTGTTCCGCTGA